Genomic segment of Candidatus Thorarchaeota archaeon:
ATAGAAACGTACAACTACACCGTCATTGTCTATGATGCAAATGGCAATAGTGCTGCCGACTCAGTCATGGTCACCGTCATACCCCCCACATCAATGACTCTCGACCATCCTTGGGACATTGTATATGAGCAAGGTGCTACTGGTAACGCGATAACATGGAATGTATACGCAGGTGACCCGGTGTCTTATGAACTCTCTAGAAACGGGACCCTCATCGCTTCTGATACCTGGGATGGCAGTAATATTACCGTTGATGTCGACGGTTTGGATTCGGGTGTATATAATTTCACAATCGTGGTTTCTGAAAACAGTGGGAATCCAATCAACGACACGGTTTTCGTTATCGTTGCACCGTTCTCCCCTCCAATCACTGATGAACCAAACGATATTGAATATGAGATTGGATCGACAGGTCATACTATCACATGGAACCCAATGGATTTCAGTCCAGAATCCTATGAAATCTACCGCAATGGAACCCTCGTAGAATCTGACATTTGGGATGGGGGTAATATCACATTGTCTGTGGATGGACTTGGCGTAGCCACATACAACTACACAATCGTTGTATCTGACACAATCGGCGGTACAACCAGCGACACGGTCATCGTCACTGTGGTAGAACCCTCAGGGCAGATTCCGCTTGGCATCATAGCAATTGGGTTGGCTGGTGTTTGTGTTACTGTTGTTCTTGCGGTGATTTTCGTCAAATGGAGGCAGGGGTAAGATTGTTTTCTGAGCCCCTTGCTTTCCGTTGAGAAATATGTATTGATGGGTCTCTGCGGTCCGAAGAGTACAGAATGAAGCTTGTGAGTTGATTGCTGGGTTTTCCAAAGTTGCTGGGAGTTTCGCAAAGTCCGACTATTTGCCGTGTGCTTTTTGTGACTCGAATATAACCAGGAGATTGTCTGCCTCAATCCCTTTCCGTTCTCTCACTGTTCTAATGAGATCATGAAGGATTTGACTAACCTTCTCGTCATCAATATCGATGATTCTTCCTTTTGTATCAACGAAGTTCACATGCGGGGTGGGATTCATCTCATAATGGGTCTCTCCACGAAATGAAAAACTACGGACGATTCCCAGTTTTTCGAACGTCGTGAGATTATTCAGGACCGTTGATTGGCTCACGCTAGGATGCTTCGCCTTTACGATTTCACAAATTTCTGAGAATGATGGATGGCTCTTTCCTCGCCGCTGTAGAATTTCCAATATCGCAGCCCGTTGCGGGGTCATCCGTAGTCCATGGTCTTTGAGTCGCTTCATTACATGTGCCACTCATTCCAGGCGGATAAAAAGTTATCTAAAGTAACAGTTATATACAAGTAACTTCTATTTAGAACTAAGGTGAAACAACAAATGGCACGAGTTGCAAGAGAGATGGTTGAGAAGGCCGGCATCGATGTCGATGAACTTCTTGATCTTCTCGTCAAGAACGCTGCTGCTGAGCTTACAACGTACTACTACTACACCATTCTTAGAGCCAACCTGATTGGGCTCGAAGGTGAAGGAGTCAAGGAAATTGCTGAAGCAGCACGGATAGAAGATAGAAATCACTTCGAGGCGTTGGTCCCACGTATCTATGAACTAGGGGGCGAGCTACCCGAGAACATGGTGGATTTCCATAATATTTCTGCATGTCCACCGGCTAAGATTCCTGAAGATCCAACTGATGTCCAAGCTATTCTCGAAGTATTAGTCGCCGCCGAACGATGTGCGGTTAGAGGCTACACAAAAATCTGCAATATGACAGCAGGCAAAGACCACCGAACCTATGAGCTTTCACAAGCGATCCTCAACGAAGAGGTGGAACATGAGTCGTGGTTCTCTGAGTTTCTGGGTGAAGGGCCTTCAGGACACTTCATGCGGACCGGAGAGACCTCACCTTTCGTTAGGAAATTCTTACCAGAGTAGATGTGAATAGCGTAGAGCTATGAATGATGAAGAGGGTGCAACTGCTCTCTTCATCTGGATTGTTTTGGTTTCGCATTCAGGTTCAGTCCCTTGAGTGTAGTTGGGAAGAGACCCATGCCGGGAAAACAAGTGA
This window contains:
- a CDS encoding transcriptional repressor, whose product is MKRLKDHGLRMTPQRAAILEILQRRGKSHPSFSEICEIVKAKHPSVSQSTVLNNLTTFEKLGIVRSFSFRGETHYEMNPTPHVNFVDTKGRIIDIDDEKVSQILHDLIRTVRERKGIEADNLLVIFESQKAHGK
- a CDS encoding DNA protection protein DPS (play a key role in DNA protection against oxidative stress by oxidizing Fe(II) to Fe(III); induced by iron depletion and hydrogen peroxide); this encodes MARVAREMVEKAGIDVDELLDLLVKNAAAELTTYYYYTILRANLIGLEGEGVKEIAEAARIEDRNHFEALVPRIYELGGELPENMVDFHNISACPPAKIPEDPTDVQAILEVLVAAERCAVRGYTKICNMTAGKDHRTYELSQAILNEEVEHESWFSEFLGEGPSGHFMRTGETSPFVRKFLPE